A genomic segment from Neobacillus sp. YX16 encodes:
- a CDS encoding FeoB small GTPase domain-containing protein: protein MGNSYRIALAGNPNTGKSTLFNALTGLRQHTGNWAGKTVSLAQGNVQYKGKTFNLIDLPGTYSLFSNSSDEEVARNYIVFEKPDVTVVVLDATSLERNFNLALQVLEMTKNVIICINLIDVAEKQGININERILTNRLGVPVIKISARNKKGFPMLLDTIERIVTGAIECQPVQMTYPDDIEEQIKKIEPKVFELVGNQLSARWVSLRLLDGDERLLNEINQRFGQKEVAE from the coding sequence ATGGGGAATAGTTACCGAATTGCCTTGGCTGGTAACCCGAATACAGGAAAGAGCACCTTGTTTAATGCCCTGACTGGATTAAGGCAGCATACAGGAAACTGGGCAGGAAAGACGGTATCGCTTGCACAAGGGAATGTTCAGTATAAGGGTAAGACGTTTAATTTAATTGACCTCCCTGGTACCTATTCGCTTTTTTCCAATTCAAGTGATGAAGAGGTTGCAAGGAACTATATTGTTTTTGAAAAACCTGATGTTACTGTAGTTGTACTGGATGCCACATCCTTGGAGCGGAACTTTAATTTAGCCTTACAAGTTTTAGAAATGACCAAAAATGTGATCATTTGTATTAACTTAATTGATGTGGCGGAAAAACAAGGGATTAATATTAATGAACGAATTCTAACTAACCGTTTAGGTGTGCCCGTCATTAAAATATCAGCACGAAACAAAAAAGGTTTTCCAATGCTGCTTGATACGATTGAACGGATTGTGACGGGAGCAATTGAATGTCAACCTGTACAAATGACTTATCCGGATGATATTGAAGAACAAATAAAGAAAATAGAGCCAAAAGTATTTGAGCTTGTTGGAAATCAGCTGTCTGCCCGTTGGGTTTCGTTAAGATTGCTGGATGGAGATGAAAGATTATTGAATGAGATCAATCAGCGATTTGGACAGAAGGAGGTGGCAGAATGA
- a CDS encoding FeoA domain-containing protein, whose product MSIPKIIKLVNGEKGNLIRITSLNLDGVMRRRLLDLGFVAGAIVEVIRKSPLGDPIAFRVSQTTIALRKEESSQIEGVLMANGE is encoded by the coding sequence ATGAGTATACCAAAAATAATAAAACTGGTGAATGGCGAAAAGGGAAATTTAATTCGTATCACTTCTTTAAATCTTGACGGTGTGATGAGAAGAAGATTATTAGACTTAGGATTTGTGGCGGGAGCGATTGTCGAAGTGATTAGAAAAAGTCCTTTAGGAGACCCAATTGCTTTTCGAGTCAGTCAAACCACTATTGCCTTAAGAAAAGAGGAAAGTTCACAAATAGAAGGGGTGTTGATGGCAAATGGGGAATAG
- a CDS encoding DUF1292 domain-containing protein: MANIEVGEVFTISDETDQEQEVEVLASINIEGTNYVAVGFVEDIKEETEDDIDIFFLKVDTDGDLTAIESDEEFDKVSAAFDEIMDEE; encoded by the coding sequence ATGGCTAATATTGAAGTAGGCGAAGTGTTTACCATTAGTGATGAAACAGATCAGGAGCAGGAAGTAGAAGTACTAGCCTCCATCAATATAGAAGGTACTAATTATGTCGCTGTAGGATTTGTAGAAGATATAAAAGAGGAAACGGAAGACGATATTGATATCTTCTTTCTAAAGGTCGACACGGATGGAGACTTAACCGCAATTGAAAGCGACGAGGAATTTGATAAAGTTTCTGCGGCTTTTGATGAGATTATGGATGAAGAATAG
- a CDS encoding type 1 glutamine amidotransferase domain-containing protein, whose product MRLKGKKVVSLVHHDFEDLELWYPILRLREEGAVVHLAGEKAEEEYIGKYGVPAKSDYCYSDINGAEYDAILVPGGWAPDKIRRFPEVLALLQHFEENKKPIGQICHAGWVLISAKILQGKKVTSTPGIKDDMENAGATWYDEPVVVDGHLVSSRRPPDLPDYLREFIKVIEQK is encoded by the coding sequence ATGCGTTTAAAAGGTAAAAAAGTAGTTAGTCTTGTCCATCATGATTTTGAAGATCTTGAGCTATGGTATCCAATACTCAGATTAAGAGAAGAGGGAGCCGTCGTTCACTTAGCAGGTGAGAAGGCCGAGGAAGAATACATAGGAAAATACGGTGTACCGGCTAAATCGGATTACTGCTATAGTGATATTAATGGGGCGGAGTACGATGCCATTTTGGTGCCAGGAGGCTGGGCGCCAGATAAGATTCGCCGCTTTCCTGAAGTCCTTGCACTGCTTCAGCATTTCGAAGAAAACAAAAAGCCAATTGGACAAATCTGTCATGCTGGCTGGGTGTTAATTTCGGCAAAAATTTTGCAGGGTAAGAAGGTAACAAGTACACCTGGAATTAAGGATGATATGGAGAATGCCGGCGCAACTTGGTATGATGAACCGGTTGTGGTCGACGGACACCTCGTTTCAAGCAGACGCCCGCCAGATCTACCGGACTATTTACGTGAGTTTATAAAGGTCATCGAGCAAAAATAA
- a CDS encoding amino acid permease: MISIGGAIGTGLFLSSGAAISTAGPGGALLAYAIVGAMVFFIMTSLGEMAAFMPVSGSFSTYGTKFVDPAFGFAIGWTYWFSWAMTIAAELAASTMIMKFWFPDSPSLVWSASFLALIFLLNYLSVKGYGEGEYWLSLIKVSAIIIFIIVGLLMIFGIMGGEAVGFKNFTLEKAPFSGGILSVFVVFIAAGFSFQGTEIVGVTAGESEDPAKNVPKAIKNVFWRILIFYILAIAVIGLLIPYTNPNLQNDSVMVSPFTLIFEKAGIAFAASLMNAVILTAVLSAGNSSLYASTRMLYSMAKAGQAPGIFGKLNNRGVPVAGMILTCAIGALAFLASFFGDGTVYIWLMNAISITGFIFWLGISISHYRFRKALIAQGHSLDKLPYRAKWFPIGPIFAIACGIIVIVAQNFQAFLAEQIDWGGVVAAYLGIPFFLSLYFGYKLIKKTKVVKLEEVEFDFDKKYN; this comes from the coding sequence ATGATTTCAATCGGAGGTGCAATTGGTACTGGACTGTTCCTCAGCAGCGGGGCAGCTATCAGTACAGCCGGGCCCGGGGGAGCATTGCTAGCATATGCTATAGTGGGTGCAATGGTCTTTTTTATCATGACTAGTTTAGGAGAAATGGCTGCTTTTATGCCAGTAAGCGGTTCCTTTAGCACGTATGGAACAAAATTTGTGGATCCAGCATTTGGTTTTGCGATTGGATGGACCTACTGGTTTAGCTGGGCGATGACCATTGCTGCTGAGTTAGCCGCCTCAACCATGATCATGAAATTTTGGTTTCCGGATAGTCCTTCGCTGGTATGGAGTGCATCATTTTTAGCGCTTATATTTCTTTTAAACTATTTATCTGTTAAAGGGTATGGGGAAGGGGAATATTGGTTATCCTTAATTAAAGTTTCAGCAATCATTATATTTATTATTGTTGGCTTACTGATGATTTTCGGTATTATGGGAGGAGAAGCAGTAGGGTTTAAAAACTTTACATTGGAAAAGGCTCCTTTTTCAGGTGGTATTTTAAGTGTTTTTGTTGTTTTTATTGCAGCAGGTTTTTCTTTCCAAGGTACGGAAATCGTTGGAGTTACAGCAGGGGAAAGTGAAGATCCTGCAAAAAATGTACCAAAGGCGATTAAAAATGTTTTCTGGAGAATCCTAATTTTTTATATTTTAGCGATTGCAGTGATTGGGCTTCTTATTCCTTATACCAATCCGAATTTACAAAATGATAGTGTAATGGTAAGTCCATTTACCCTCATTTTTGAAAAGGCTGGTATTGCCTTTGCAGCTTCACTTATGAATGCTGTTATTTTAACTGCGGTATTATCAGCTGGTAATTCTAGTTTGTATGCATCAACACGCATGTTGTATTCGATGGCGAAAGCTGGACAAGCACCAGGGATTTTTGGAAAACTAAACAACCGAGGTGTACCAGTTGCAGGTATGATTTTAACATGCGCTATAGGTGCCCTTGCCTTTTTAGCTTCCTTTTTTGGTGATGGTACAGTCTATATCTGGTTAATGAACGCGATCAGTATAACTGGATTTATCTTTTGGCTTGGTATTTCTATCAGTCATTATCGGTTCCGAAAAGCCCTTATCGCTCAAGGGCATTCATTAGACAAATTACCGTATAGGGCAAAATGGTTTCCGATTGGGCCTATCTTTGCTATTGCTTGTGGAATTATCGTCATAGTAGCCCAAAATTTCCAAGCCTTTCTTGCCGAACAGATAGATTGGGGCGGTGTTGTAGCAGCTTACTTGGGTATTCCGTTTTTCCTTAGTTTATATTTTGGATATAAACTGATTAAGAAAACGAAAGTGGTTAAACTTGAGGAAGTTGAGTTTGACTTTGACAAAAAATATAATTAA
- a CDS encoding nucleoside recognition domain-containing protein — MSIQQLYMEAQQLSSAKLRDDIVQQLYERSHRLCSEGIKYTKSKRDTRTEKLDAIFTSPIFGFPIMLTMLGVLFYLTIAGANIPSSMLAEFFGSMEKYLTAFFNFLNTPEWVHGVLVLGLYRGTTWVISVMLPPMAIFFPTFALLENYGYLPRVAFNMDRLFKRVGAHGKQSLTMAMGFGCNAAAVISTRIIESPRERMLAILTNNFVPCNGRWGTLIVLASLFMAANFTGGLKSLVTTGVIVGIVMFGIIVTFFVSWVLSKTALKGIPTHYTLELPPYRKPKIFDTVVRSSLTKSWSVLMRAVKVAAPAAILTWVFANIFIGDTSILMYAVEFLDPFGKLLGLDGYIMMAFILGLPANEIVLPILLMGYLSTGSLTEVDSLVDLKQIFLDHGWTWLTALNMMLFSLLHYPCGTTLLNIYKETKSKKWTFLAFLIPTVIAILVPLSITQTVRFFGWM; from the coding sequence ATGAGTATTCAACAGCTTTACATGGAGGCACAGCAGCTTTCAAGTGCTAAGCTGAGAGATGATATTGTTCAGCAGCTCTATGAAAGAAGCCATCGTCTTTGTAGTGAAGGGATTAAGTATACAAAGTCGAAAAGGGACACAAGGACAGAAAAGCTTGATGCAATTTTCACTTCACCGATTTTTGGATTTCCGATTATGCTTACGATGTTAGGTGTTTTATTTTATTTAACAATTGCGGGTGCCAATATTCCATCATCTATGCTTGCAGAGTTTTTCGGTTCAATGGAGAAATATTTAACAGCATTTTTTAATTTTCTAAATACACCAGAGTGGGTTCATGGAGTCCTCGTCCTTGGTTTATATCGGGGCACAACTTGGGTGATAAGTGTCATGCTTCCACCCATGGCAATCTTTTTTCCAACGTTTGCTCTTTTAGAAAACTATGGGTACCTGCCACGTGTTGCTTTTAATATGGATCGTTTGTTTAAAAGAGTGGGTGCACATGGAAAACAATCGTTAACGATGGCAATGGGCTTTGGCTGTAATGCAGCAGCTGTAATTTCTACAAGAATTATTGAATCGCCTCGAGAGCGAATGCTTGCGATTTTGACAAATAATTTCGTTCCATGTAATGGTCGCTGGGGAACGTTAATTGTATTAGCTTCGTTATTTATGGCTGCAAATTTTACTGGTGGACTTAAATCACTTGTTACGACTGGAGTGATCGTCGGGATTGTCATGTTTGGTATTATTGTTACATTTTTTGTCTCATGGGTGCTCTCAAAAACAGCATTAAAAGGGATACCGACCCACTACACGTTAGAACTTCCTCCATACAGGAAACCAAAGATTTTTGATACTGTGGTTCGCTCGTCGTTAACAAAATCATGGTCTGTTTTAATGCGTGCAGTGAAAGTAGCTGCACCGGCAGCGATCCTAACATGGGTATTTGCGAACATATTTATTGGAGATACAAGTATATTGATGTACGCAGTTGAGTTTTTGGATCCATTTGGAAAGTTGCTCGGTCTTGATGGCTATATCATGATGGCATTTATTTTAGGCTTGCCAGCGAATGAAATTGTCCTTCCCATCCTGTTAATGGGGTATTTATCAACAGGTTCCTTAACAGAGGTGGATAGCTTGGTCGATTTAAAGCAAATCTTTCTAGACCACGGCTGGACTTGGCTGACAGCGCTAAACATGATGTTATTTTCTCTACTGCATTACCCATGCGGAACAACGCTTCTAAACATTTACAAAGAAACAAAGAGTAAAAAATGGACTTTCTTAGCCTTCCTAATTCCAACTGTTATTGCAATACTTGTTCCACTTAGCATAACCCAAACAGTTAGATTCTTTGGCTGGATGTAA
- a CDS encoding DUF3307 domain-containing protein, with product MLFLCLILAHLIADFYLQTDEMVKDKINNIKKHIGHHFLMNGLVLIVFYLFNYKEIGIFSHLIIPLLFIVISHYFIDILKIKLLDIIKNSNEENMKRVSFFIVDQLLHYVCILLAGKLFLGIDFAAIYEFFLSGEKWSIINSVLFTVIVIIFATTVSGHLIRILLGSLPNQLLTFEGKYTFKNERQEANYTKNHTGNRALAEEYNYTIFGKHDLSRGKLIGYIERLLVLVLTFYSAYPAIGFIVAAKSIARFKQMDDRNWAEYFLLGTLTSMFIGITLGIVLREVLT from the coding sequence ATGTTATTTTTATGCCTTATTCTCGCCCATCTCATTGCAGATTTTTATCTGCAAACCGATGAAATGGTAAAGGATAAAATTAATAATATTAAGAAGCATATCGGACACCATTTTCTGATGAATGGACTAGTACTGATTGTTTTTTACCTTTTTAACTATAAAGAAATAGGTATTTTTAGCCATCTGATTATCCCATTACTCTTTATCGTTATTAGCCATTATTTCATTGATATACTAAAAATTAAGCTCCTTGATATCATCAAAAATAGTAACGAAGAAAACATGAAACGAGTTAGTTTCTTTATTGTTGATCAACTGCTGCATTATGTATGTATTTTGCTTGCTGGAAAGTTGTTTCTAGGTATAGATTTTGCTGCAATTTATGAATTTTTTCTGAGCGGAGAAAAATGGAGTATCATAAACTCGGTTTTATTTACCGTTATCGTGATTATTTTCGCAACGACTGTAAGTGGCCACCTGATAAGGATTCTTTTAGGCTCCTTGCCTAATCAGCTTTTAACCTTTGAAGGTAAATATACGTTTAAAAATGAACGGCAAGAAGCTAACTATACAAAGAATCATACAGGGAATAGAGCGTTGGCGGAGGAGTACAATTATACGATTTTTGGCAAGCATGATCTTTCACGCGGGAAATTAATTGGATATATTGAGAGATTATTAGTTTTAGTCTTAACCTTTTACAGTGCTTATCCAGCGATTGGATTTATTGTAGCTGCCAAGTCCATTGCGCGGTTCAAACAAATGGATGACCGGAACTGGGCAGAGTATTTTCTATTGGGTACACTAACATCGATGTTCATAGGAATTACGCTTGGAATAGTTTTAAGGGAAGTTTTGACTTGA
- a CDS encoding ATP-dependent DNA helicase, whose translation MSNTIQLAVRTLVEHVYSSGSIDSRFRSQSTMLEGTRIHQKIQLTYQESDQKEVYLRADFPVKDLIFSIDGRCDGLLFRNGEVIIDEIKSTSKHLEQLGDDGLPVHWAQAKMYAYIYAKDHQLQEISVQLTYVQVESDEKRLLKKCFSISELEGFVQEVVETYYPYAKLLHDHRKERTESSKQLVFPFDTYRSGQRKLAGGVYKTISEKKSLFVKAPTGIGKTISTLFPAVKAMGEGNLNRIFYLTAKTITRTTAEEAVGRMQSCGLCLKYVTITAKDKVCFKDETKCQKDYCEFADGYYDRINGAILDIAANENCMNREVIENYARKHTVCPFEFSIDLAYTADAVICDYNYIFDPRVSLKRLFEEQKKSTLLLIDEAHNLVDRGREMFSASLNKELFLQLKKEFKSVNKGIYDSASQINSWFISLKKNGGELNEFTLDQLDEELILLLNQFKEGAEIVLLKETFPNLLELYFQVNSFLKIVDLLDEHYVIYGEKIKNDITLKLFCIDPSKLLQKMGKGYRSKVFFSATLAPLSYYQDILGGQDEDYLLSIPSPFKEEQTDIFIKPLSTRYRDRERTKPAIVTMIHSLVQNRPGNYLIFFPSYQYLLAVYDEFIKQYPGTNTLLQGAGMSEEEREEFLKKFKPNQPETLIGFAVLGGVFSEGVDLKGDRLNGVVVVGVGLPQLCYERNLIKDHFNKKERNGYDYAYVFPGMNKVLQAGGRLIRSEEDHGTIVLVDDRFLQRQYQDLLPQEWRSFVVI comes from the coding sequence TTGTCAAATACCATTCAACTAGCAGTTAGAACACTCGTGGAACATGTATATAGCAGTGGAAGCATTGATTCTAGGTTCAGGTCACAGTCCACGATGTTAGAGGGAACGAGAATTCACCAAAAAATTCAACTTACATATCAAGAATCTGATCAAAAGGAGGTCTATCTTCGAGCAGATTTTCCCGTCAAGGACCTTATTTTTTCAATTGATGGAAGATGCGATGGATTATTGTTTCGGAATGGAGAAGTAATTATCGATGAAATTAAATCCACCTCAAAGCACTTAGAACAACTCGGAGATGATGGACTTCCCGTCCACTGGGCACAAGCTAAAATGTACGCCTATATATATGCCAAAGATCATCAGTTACAGGAAATATCTGTACAGCTTACATATGTACAGGTTGAAAGTGATGAAAAAAGGCTTTTGAAAAAATGCTTTTCCATTTCTGAACTAGAGGGTTTTGTTCAGGAAGTAGTAGAGACCTATTATCCCTACGCAAAATTACTTCATGATCATCGGAAAGAGAGAACTGAAAGCAGTAAACAATTGGTTTTTCCCTTTGACACCTACCGTTCTGGACAAAGGAAATTAGCTGGAGGTGTTTACAAGACGATCTCTGAGAAAAAGAGTTTGTTTGTAAAAGCACCAACTGGGATTGGTAAGACGATATCCACCTTGTTTCCAGCCGTCAAAGCTATGGGAGAAGGAAATTTAAACCGAATATTTTATCTTACCGCTAAGACCATAACTCGGACTACTGCAGAAGAGGCAGTCGGACGAATGCAGTCCTGCGGGCTTTGTTTGAAATATGTTACGATTACAGCCAAAGACAAAGTTTGTTTTAAGGATGAAACAAAATGTCAAAAGGATTATTGTGAGTTTGCTGATGGTTATTATGATCGAATAAATGGAGCCATTTTAGATATTGCAGCCAATGAAAACTGTATGAATCGTGAGGTAATCGAAAACTATGCTCGTAAACATACAGTGTGTCCATTTGAATTCTCTATTGATCTTGCTTATACAGCTGATGCTGTCATTTGTGATTACAATTATATTTTTGACCCGCGTGTATCATTGAAGCGCCTGTTCGAAGAGCAAAAGAAGTCCACACTTTTATTAATTGATGAAGCACATAATCTAGTTGACCGTGGTAGAGAGATGTTCTCTGCGTCTCTTAACAAAGAGTTATTTCTCCAATTGAAAAAGGAGTTTAAATCCGTCAATAAAGGAATTTATGATAGTGCTTCACAAATCAATTCTTGGTTTATTTCTTTGAAAAAGAATGGCGGCGAATTGAATGAATTTACCTTAGACCAGTTAGATGAAGAATTGATACTGCTACTGAACCAGTTTAAAGAAGGGGCCGAAATCGTTTTATTAAAAGAAACCTTTCCTAACCTTTTGGAACTGTACTTCCAGGTGAATTCATTCTTGAAAATAGTTGATTTACTCGATGAACATTATGTCATCTATGGAGAAAAAATTAAAAACGATATAACACTAAAACTATTTTGTATTGATCCATCAAAATTGCTTCAGAAAATGGGAAAAGGCTATCGCTCGAAGGTGTTTTTTTCGGCGACACTTGCACCACTTTCTTATTATCAGGATATTCTTGGCGGTCAAGATGAGGATTATTTACTTTCGATTCCTTCACCATTTAAGGAGGAACAGACTGATATTTTTATCAAGCCGTTGTCGACTAGATACCGTGACCGCGAGAGAACGAAGCCAGCCATTGTAACCATGATTCATTCCTTAGTTCAAAATCGACCAGGAAATTATTTAATCTTTTTCCCCTCCTATCAATATTTGCTCGCTGTATATGATGAGTTTATTAAACAATATCCAGGAACTAATACCTTGCTTCAAGGTGCAGGAATGTCTGAGGAGGAAAGGGAAGAATTTTTGAAAAAGTTCAAGCCCAATCAACCTGAGACATTAATTGGATTCGCCGTTCTTGGCGGAGTCTTTTCAGAAGGAGTGGATCTAAAGGGTGACCGCTTAAATGGTGTGGTGGTGGTAGGTGTAGGTCTTCCGCAGCTTTGTTATGAACGGAATCTTATTAAGGATCATTTTAACAAGAAGGAAAGAAACGGTTATGACTATGCCTATGTTTTTCCTGGTATGAATAAAGTGTTACAAGCTGGCGGGAGATTAATTCGTTCAGAAGAGGACCATGGGACCATTGTTTTAGTAGATGATCGGTTTCTACAAAGACAATATCAGGACCTCCTTCCGCAAGAATGGAGAAGTTTTGTTGTCATTTAA
- a CDS encoding YqcI/YcgG family protein yields the protein MYLVTKENIHQLELEAWKKDAINRFDERMIDKEKHFPCIPATMGYQLNRFCFGFVPNPQNPLATKELALLLKEYSIVYKSIGAYTSLVIFYEPSPERTGNPTVEQYEQMFWEQLNQLSKIDEMEWPSHIPADSMHSMWEFCFHGEQFFMYCATPSHCNRYSRHFPYFMLAITPRWVLEKFTSSPLHAEKIKAKIRDRLANYDSISIHPDLNTYGQKDNYEWKQYFLRDDQTTLSKCPFHKKNREQE from the coding sequence ATGTATCTTGTTACAAAGGAAAACATACACCAATTGGAGCTTGAAGCATGGAAAAAAGATGCGATAAATAGATTCGATGAGAGGATGATAGACAAAGAAAAGCACTTCCCTTGTATTCCAGCAACAATGGGATATCAGTTGAATAGGTTTTGCTTCGGATTTGTACCAAATCCTCAAAATCCGTTAGCCACTAAAGAATTAGCACTCTTGCTAAAGGAATACTCGATCGTTTACAAATCAATTGGTGCTTATACGTCACTTGTCATTTTTTATGAGCCTTCTCCAGAAAGAACCGGAAATCCCACTGTAGAACAATATGAACAGATGTTTTGGGAACAACTGAATCAGCTCAGTAAAATAGATGAGATGGAATGGCCAAGTCATATCCCTGCTGATTCTATGCATTCAATGTGGGAATTTTGCTTTCACGGAGAACAATTCTTTATGTACTGTGCGACCCCTTCGCACTGTAATCGGTATAGTCGTCATTTCCCCTATTTCATGCTAGCCATAACACCTAGATGGGTACTAGAAAAATTCACATCCTCCCCCTTACATGCCGAAAAAATAAAAGCAAAGATAAGAGACAGACTAGCCAATTATGATTCCATTTCCATTCATCCTGATTTGAACACGTATGGACAAAAAGATAATTATGAATGGAAACAATATTTCCTTCGGGATGACCAAACAACATTATCAAAATGCCCCTTCCATAAAAAAAATAGAGAACAAGAGTGA
- a CDS encoding sigma 54-interacting transcriptional regulator yields MENMKMTIQYLQYLNSMYKRILDEVDVGVHAVDASGNTVIYNNKMAQIESMDLLDVMNKNLLDVFMFKENQSSTLVKVLQDRKETKNVKQTYFNNKGREITTNNNTIPIYENEELLGAVEIANDVTKLERLIKGNITRKGSTRYTFDSITGNSTAIKEVIEGAKRAARTSSYVLIVGETGTGKELFAQSIHNASNRFSGPFISQNCAALPDNLIESLLFGTKRGAFTGAIDQPGLFEQANGGTLLLDEINSLNLNLQAKLLRALQEKTIRRVGDTKDTPIDVRVIANTNEDPIDAITNNHLRKDLYYRLGVVTVFIPPLRERKEDIPPLVQDFIKKYNERFQMNVKCLSDEVKQSFLEYDWHGNVRELEHIIEAAMNIIMEDEEIIEYSHLPFQYRSKLQVKERNTPSVSVDVFLKERTDTTALLKDQMEYFEKSYIEHVWKNNDYNISKTADVLGLSRQSLQYRMKKLKIKQD; encoded by the coding sequence ATGGAAAATATGAAAATGACCATCCAATATTTGCAATATCTTAATTCAATGTATAAAAGGATTTTAGACGAAGTGGATGTTGGGGTCCATGCAGTAGATGCTTCAGGGAATACGGTTATCTATAATAATAAAATGGCCCAAATTGAATCGATGGACCTTCTAGATGTGATGAATAAGAATTTATTAGACGTCTTTATGTTTAAAGAAAATCAATCTAGTACACTTGTAAAAGTGCTCCAAGATAGAAAAGAGACAAAGAATGTTAAACAAACTTATTTTAATAACAAAGGCCGTGAAATTACAACCAACAACAATACGATTCCTATTTATGAAAACGAAGAGCTGCTGGGTGCAGTTGAAATCGCCAATGATGTGACAAAGCTTGAACGGTTAATAAAAGGGAATATCACCCGTAAAGGAAGCACTAGATATACTTTTGATAGTATTACTGGAAACAGTACAGCTATTAAGGAAGTCATTGAAGGTGCCAAGCGTGCAGCACGGACATCTTCTTACGTCTTAATTGTGGGAGAAACTGGAACTGGAAAAGAGCTGTTTGCCCAGAGTATTCATAATGCAAGCAACCGATTTTCGGGCCCTTTCATCTCCCAAAACTGCGCTGCATTGCCTGATAATTTAATTGAAAGTCTTCTATTCGGAACAAAGCGTGGTGCATTCACAGGGGCCATTGACCAGCCAGGATTATTCGAACAGGCAAATGGCGGTACCTTGTTACTTGATGAGATTAATTCACTTAATCTAAATCTTCAGGCTAAATTGCTTCGTGCACTTCAAGAAAAAACCATCCGCCGGGTTGGGGATACAAAGGACACCCCGATTGATGTTCGGGTGATTGCAAATACCAACGAGGACCCAATTGATGCAATAACCAATAATCATCTGCGTAAAGACTTATATTATCGTCTTGGAGTTGTTACTGTCTTCATTCCGCCTTTAAGAGAGCGTAAAGAAGATATTCCACCCCTCGTCCAAGATTTTATTAAGAAATACAATGAGCGTTTCCAAATGAATGTAAAGTGCTTATCAGATGAAGTGAAACAATCATTTTTGGAGTATGATTGGCACGGGAATGTTCGAGAGCTTGAACATATTATTGAAGCGGCAATGAATATTATTATGGAGGATGAAGAAATCATTGAATACTCGCATCTCCCCTTTCAATATCGTAGCAAATTGCAAGTAAAAGAAAGGAACACTCCTTCTGTTTCTGTAGATGTGTTTTTGAAAGAACGGACAGATACGACAGCTTTACTGAAGGATCAAATGGAATACTTTGAAAAGTCCTATATTGAACATGTCTGGAAAAATAATGATTACAACATTTCAAAAACTGCAGATGTACTAGGATTAAGCCGTCAAAGCCTTCAATATCGGATGAAAAAACTAAAAATAAAGCAAGATTAA